ACCGTTTggtgacagccggttgtacgtaccggattttATTGTCCACAGTTTGAATTCGGTTGTTTCATTTTTCACGCTCTACCCGTTCAACACATTTAAATATTCCCCGATTGTCACAACTCATGGATAATTAATTTTACGGTGAAATTGGCACGCCTTTTTAATATTCTGCCGGATGCACTGAAGTCTTTTAATATGTCTTCGCCTACCTACCGGAAAAAGCTtcctcaatattttgttattaacACACAGACttgattgattgatttgttGTTAACTTTACACTTTCATATGCCTAATCCTTATGGCGTTTTTTAGTAGTACCCTGATGCTGagaaataatattttctttatttttgctaAACCATGATAGAGTTTATTATTAAGATtagaattaaattatgtgtttgtataccctccactatagaatgggggtatacttatttcgtcattctgtttgtaacacctcgaaatatgcgtctgagaccccttaaagtatatatattcttgatcgtcatgtcatttcaagtcgatccagccatgtccgtctgtctgtctatcaaaGCAcattaactttcaaaggagtaaagcttgaaattttgctcaaatactttttattagtgtaggtcagttgggattgttaatgggccgaatcggtccaagttttaatatagctgccatataaaccgatcttgggtcttaacttcttgagcctctagagggtgcaattcccgtccgatgacattttacacgtggtgttttggtatcactttcaacaactgttctaagtatgattcaaatcggtttataatctggtatagctgtcatataaaccgatcttggatcttgacttcttgagccaatagagcgcgcaattctcatccgatttggctgaaattttgcatgaggtgttttgctatgatttccaataacctgataaagctgccataaaaaccgatctgggatcttgacttcttgagcctctagagggcgcaactatcatccggcttctctcatgatcttcaacatacttgtctaatatggtctgaatcgatcaaaagctttatacagctcccatataaaccgatctcccgattttgcttcttaagcccctacaaggcgcaattcttatccgaatgaactgaaatattacacaatgacttctacaatgttcagcatccaattatggtccgaatcggactataacttgatatagctccaatagcattacagttcttattgactaaaaagagataccgcacatagaactcggcaaatgcgatccatggtggagggtatatacgattcggcccgtccgaacttagcacgctcttacttgttttaaatttatttttttatgagtaTTTGTTATACATGCTGAATAGCGTGATTGTTAATTGGTCACTTGTGGCTTATAATtgcataataaacaaataaataaacatcaAGGAAATATAGAGGAATTGAGACACTGTTGCTCTATTTTCGTCGAGGATTCTCTCCTAGACGCATAGAATAGTATCATGCATCCTGCTTAATTCCCTACCGCTAAGGTCAAAATTGATACCAATATTTAGGTCGGCGCCTAAATCAATCCAATATCTCGTCCAAAAAACACCTGTTCCAATAGTCTCCTCTGCAAGCACGCAAGGCAATCTGTTATTCGGTAAGGAAAGAATCCTATTAATATAGCCGAAGTACAGTCTTAGCGTCTCCGAATATATAGTTGGGTGTGTTGCTGGATAGGTAAAGTAGtttcttgataaaaaaaaacctgaTAATCTTCTCTACCTGGTCATTCCGTTCATACCCCCATACTTGAGGTAAAATAGGATTGCCTTAGCGGCTGCGTTAAATATTTTCATCTGATTAGAAATCTGGATTCTTCCGTTGTGAATGTAGTGGAGCCACGTCGAGTTTATTGCAATTTTCGCAGACTTTAGGTTGTCCGAGATTTGTTTCTTGAAAGACAGGTTATAAGTGAGATTCACACCCAGATATTTATACTCATTGACAACTTCTATGGGACCAGTACAAAAATACCTTGCCAAATTTTCGCCAATTCTACTACCCTTTCTGAAGGTGACAATTTTAGATTTTGTTAAGCTTAGGCATAGGCCCCAAAAAAGCAATATTCCCATAGCGCATCAATTTAAATACAGCCCGAACAAAACTGGACTCAGTTAACACCCTTGACTAACCCCATGTGTGACCCAAAAAGGCTCGGATAATAATAATGATGAGCCGTCCCATACCTGACTCGTAGTGTCACGCAATATATTTATGACCTTTGTAGGAAATCCCATTCTGGCTAGTTTATAAAACAATGAGTTTCGCGGTATCGTGTCAAAAGCGGCAGAGAAGTCAACAAAGAAAGCGTATGTGTTCTTTTAATTCCTCCAGTTCCAATGAATAATACTTGTAAGACTGAATATGTTGTCGTTCGTCGAATAACCACTTCTGAACTCTGTCTGGTATTCATTTAAAGTCTGATTCTGCTCTATCCACCAATTAATTCCGTTCAACACTACACCAGTAAATATCTTATAAAGCGTATACAGTACACCCAACCCTCTGTACTGCGTCGTCGTCCTTTTTGTGCAAAGGAACAATAATAGATCTACGGAAGGTGGATAGAATAGTCTCGCAGAGGAAAATACAGTTCAGTAGATGTAAAATTTCCCGTAGAAATTGTGCAGTATCGTATTAATAATATTCGAAAGGGGATTCTATCCTATGCCTCTCGAAGAGGCCATCAACAAAAGGGTCGGTGTGTAGTGGGAGCGTCCAGTTCATATCAGTCGAAAGAGAGGCACTTGAAAATAACCCGCTAAAATATGCACGGAATGAACTAGCAGTAAGGTTGGTACCTACAGACCTCATTGTCGAATATGCGATAGCAATTAAAATGTTTGAGCATACGCCTCCTGGCAGATTCGCATTGAGCATCAAACCAACTACTCTTGGGCTGGAAAAAAGGcttttttttggatttgaagtGTCGACCTTGTTCTCCACATCGGAATTATCAGATAGGTAGTCCGAGTCACATCATTCGGCGATCTCCCTGCAATACATATCACACTTTAAAGGGTACCACCTTAGTCTCCGTGGTGGTGTGTATGGCTTCCCGAAGTCAACTAGGTCTGACCTAATTGATAGTTCCGAAGGCATATGGTCCGAGTACGGTCTGCATGGGACGCGAAAAGTATCCAAAAGTTCGAGAACATCCATGGAACCTATACCGTAGTCAATCACCGTTGAACCCATAGCACCACAAAATGTGATTTCACCCACTTTGTCACCTTCAAAACGTCCCTTAAAAATCACTCCACTAAGTTAAGAAGCTTACGACCCTTGCTTTCAACACATTTATCTTTTGATGAGCGTTCTGCTGTGAAGTCGTGACCCAGTTTAGATAgtatttccatgtgttgttCCTCCCCTACACGAGCATTCAAATGTCCAATTATTATAAAAGATGTTGGTTTTAGGTTTAAAAGAAATTGTTCCAATTAGGAAAAACTGTTTGCCCAGTCATTGCAATTCAGATAGGGAGGTGTGAGATACATACATATGCACATTGCCGAATGTAGCAGAAGGAAAATGTTGCCGATACGTTaatatatttaaaagaaaagcGTTGCAGAATGAATTTTTTAAACCCATACAAGCAACCACAACCAGCATGAAATCATTAAAATAGGCTGAAAATGTATCTCATTTGTCTTTGGTAACATGAACCTCATATAAAAAGAATACATCAAAATTGTTTACATACGTTaagaaattgccaaaattcgttTTTGCTATCTATGTATGTAAGTTTGCAACAATGAATGATAGTACCCGACACACAACTGGTTGCTAGTTACTTGATGTAGAAACGTTCGTTGTGGTTGCGTTTATATTTTCTACATAGAATTGCCGGTTGTAATTGAAAGTTTTCGTTACTACGGTGTATTGTAATTTTGCATTGCTGAAGACACCAAGCACTGTCCTTTAAGGCTACAATAATACCATTGTCCCATTCATAAGGGCGGTTTTCCATGAAGATGCGAAAACGGCCTTGGCGTATCTTTAAGTGCGAATTATtggtgtttatttgtttttcaatttgcgTAAAGCTTATTTCGCTCATTTACAGTAGTGTCTCTTTGTATACATATGTTGGAGCCTTTTAATTTTCGCCTTGCTGCCATAACTGAGTTAGCTTCAGCATTTGAATTCAACGTAAAAACGAAACCTTTATTTGTTCACTTGGGCATTGAGCATCGATATACAAACGGTTGTATAAGCGCCTTTTGCATCATGCATAGTATTGCTTGATAAACTCATGACAACTACGTTTGAACGTTTTATATATCGTTCAAACATTTCCATTTTTTGCTTCGATTATTTTCTTCCCGGAGTTGGTGCTTCTCAACAAGTAAATTAGCTACATCTGACTTCTTGGCGACATCACACAATGTGGCATCCAAAACATTATTCAGCTTATCATCAAAcaaattcttaaaatatttgtgttttcttgtaaGGAGTCGAAATTCGCGAATAATTACCAAAAAGCCCACccccagaggcctttctacgcttatggcaAAAAGGCAATAACTTAATGGTCTTATCTAATTGCATAGTTTTGGTAATGGaattaaatgtgccttttgaaATACATAATTGGCACCTAGGTATAAATACatgataaaatttaaatcgtTACACTAGTAGGTTAATTTTCCCCATAAAATTAGGtatttatagctgccattgataaaaaaaattcatgataaaatttaaatcgtTACACTAGTAGGTCAATTTTCACCATAAAATTAGATATTCATAGCTGTCATTGATAAAACGATTCACCCCTGTTTAAACTCTAGCAGCATGAAAATATACTAGAAATAGATAACTTAAATGTTTGCCAGACAGTTATTGTATAAAATGATGACAGAAATGGAATTAATTAGGCTCCATTAACCAAACAGATAAACCCAGCGACCGACGGATACTGTAACTAATGCGACTATATCATACCACCCGAATACAGTTCTTATTGGATGATACAGATGATGAGAAAAATCTACCTACAAAAAACTGAGCGGTTAAGATACGGATGGTGTAGCAAACTGAACTCATCCGCAATGTTGCGAGTTGTAATTTTCGCGCGAGTCCTATCGTAATCTCtcaagcaaatgcaaatttgctaatGAACAttcaatcaatgagtgctttccccttcaaattttaagctcaatgataagggacctccattttatagccaagtccgagtCATTTTCTACATAgcaaagtacctcaaaaatgtcgccagcattaggaggggataaccacagctcaAAACTTTTCGGatattcctgccaggattcgaactgaggctttcagcgtcatgggcggacatactTACCTCACGGTCACGCCCAATTACGTATGACGTGTCTCACGTGTGACACGACACACGGGCAGAGGATAGCTAGAAGAaactcagctgagagctaacgCAATCGTCGGATGCGCAACTGCAAGCGCAACTGCAATGGTTGGATAGAAAGTCTCACTGAGagtccgggcggcaccggctcttgcttaaatagtCTTAAATACTGAATCGCTGTGAtactcaatatgacaaggcgaattaatagcgtctttaaataaccaatggccatcatgttcctgtGACAACCATCGCAATGTGAAAGCTCATCGGtcaagggtttttttttgtaaatacaaTCTTAAAAAACAGATTTCAAAATATACGACTTTTCATCTACAATAACGATTATTCTTTagtaattttcattccataAAAACCTGCATTGTCGGACAGTATGTTTTACACTTATTTTTTATAGGCAACAACTTACATTTACTTATAGAATCACGCATTAAACGATTAAACTTCAACGAAGTCAAGAAAATTGCACTTATTCTAAACTAAAGAAAATGTAAGTCATTGTAGGCTACTACATGACCTTTTGCCAAGATAAAATATTAGGTTATTTTTCTAATCAATGTAAAAATTGCTTTTATTAAAATGAAAcatgttaaaatatttattcaaaagACATTGGAATCCATTTGTGGCCATTTTTAGGTGCAATTCAACACCACCCATGAAAGCATTCTAACTTACAGTAGAACATAAAAATGTTAGGTTTATACGTTCATGCAGCGCAGTGATGTGATGCGACATTCGTTTTGGAGATTTTTCGTTTTTGTCAATGTTTGCTGGCTGGTTGGTTGGCTGGCTCATTGTTCTAGTAACGATGAATATTCTCGTGATCTTCGAACTTTTTAAGCTGATGTAAATTATCCCACCAGATTTTTAGATGATTTTTCAATATAAGATTAAACCAAGGGGTTAACGGGGCATTGAACTTTGAGACTGCTTCGTCGATATTGTGACGTTTTAAGTAGCGCACCTCACTCACTTCATTCGAGTTTGGATTCAAATCTACatccttttgcaaaaaaagtatataatcAATTTCATGTTCTCCCCAAATGCCATCTCCTGTGTTCGCATAGTGGATTCTTGTCAGATAATGGAAGTTTTCGGGCCTTATTTGGTTGGTGGGAATGCCAAGCTCATAGTTGAGTCTTCGTTGGGCAGCTTTGCGGACCCCAAAGCAGTTCAACTCTTCGCGTTCAACTTCAATTTCATGCAAAGGGTGACTACAGCAGGCATTGGTGTAAGTATTTGGGAAAGTGATCTTTaattaaacgaaaaaaaaggCAATCATCATCGAGCTTGTTGTTATCTAAGGTCAGTACTCCTAtagtaaatgtaaaaatttaccTTATGATGTGATCTTTTCTGGATTAGCATTTCTCCTTTGGAATTGAAGAGAAAAACTGAAAAAGCTCGGTGCAGTTTTACTTCTTTGGTCTTTAAATCAACGCGATGGCAATTTTCTTTGGAATCAAAACCGGTGACTTCATCTCTCTCGTTAACCAAAATGCATTGCTCCTTAAGGGCCAATTGTTGCAGTGCGTCGTGTTGTTGTTTATTGCCATTTAATTCTGTTGCCGGGATGACGCACGACCTGCTGGGAGTTCTGAATTGTGGCTGTTGAATTGCCCGTCGAAGAAAGGTTAAAACCATCTTGCGAAACTTGCCGTACACCTTTACTGCGTTATGAGCAAGTTTTGcccacttttatttatttactgaaTAAAAAAACAGTGTTgtc
This Stomoxys calcitrans chromosome 2, idStoCalc2.1, whole genome shotgun sequence DNA region includes the following protein-coding sequences:
- the LOC106083491 gene encoding isopentenyl-diphosphate Delta-isomerase 1 translates to MVLTFLRRAIQQPQFRTPSRSCVIPATELNGNKQQHDALQQLALKEQCILVNERDEVTGFDSKENCHRVDLKTKEVKLHRAFSVFLFNSKGEMLIQKRSHHKITFPNTYTNACCSHPLHEIEVEREELNCFGVRKAAQRRLNYELGIPTNQIRPENFHYLTRIHYANTGDGIWGEHEIDYILFLQKDVDLNPNSNEVSEVRYLKRHNIDEAVSKFNAPLTPWFNLILKNHLKIWWDNLHQLKKFEDHENIHRY